In a single window of the Anaerocolumna cellulosilytica genome:
- a CDS encoding PucR family transcriptional regulator has translation MTFTTLVEKISEEYPIDILSQGENLDIQNVALIDNKHDTTIRTTLYFGYDKQLINAGFVPSQCIIARTNTAALPIPANGNIALVTEDLLFSVFNDAKTLLETTHKGTFEELTALADKTHNIDTVIDAASVRLGNSLLFCDMNFKIITASTSVPVLDPLWLENTKQGYCCYEFINAVKELKSIRNAAQTTAAIEVTCTKSPYRKLSSKVFHNQTQIGFLLMIEGENDFQPSHFEMLSTISHVISYTISYYTSDLFEKNSLYYKILYDMLIGAPAKDIMPRLAALKFPSNMQVLFIRPAIYPGQPFFKNFICKNLKLQIPGTHVTYHNNGIVAVIPSKDDTPMGFELLEFLKYFSKKEHLRIGISNSFSCMENFVTHYEQANAALELGHKLDSEELLYLYQAYQIYDLLSEVKNPDKLGRYCHPALTVLNQYDQENRSQLYKTLFVFIEKGCNIKLTSENLYIHRNSLVYRLNRITDLCCIDLSDINTLFLLRLSFLINRYNE, from the coding sequence ATGACATTTACAACGTTGGTAGAAAAAATCTCAGAAGAATATCCCATTGACATACTGTCACAAGGGGAAAATTTAGATATACAGAATGTTGCTTTGATTGACAACAAGCATGATACTACCATTCGAACTACACTTTACTTTGGTTATGATAAACAATTAATAAATGCAGGTTTTGTTCCATCTCAATGTATAATTGCACGCACAAATACTGCTGCGCTTCCCATACCCGCTAATGGTAATATAGCGCTGGTAACAGAAGACCTTTTATTTAGTGTATTTAACGATGCAAAAACATTACTTGAAACGACTCATAAAGGGACTTTTGAGGAACTTACCGCTCTCGCGGATAAAACACACAACATTGATACCGTTATCGATGCTGCCTCTGTAAGGCTTGGAAATTCTTTATTATTCTGTGATATGAACTTTAAAATTATTACAGCTTCGACCTCTGTCCCTGTCCTCGATCCTCTTTGGTTAGAGAATACAAAGCAGGGGTACTGCTGCTACGAATTTATCAATGCAGTAAAAGAATTAAAATCCATACGAAATGCTGCCCAGACAACAGCCGCCATTGAAGTCACCTGCACCAAGTCTCCATACCGAAAGTTAAGCAGTAAAGTATTTCATAATCAAACCCAGATTGGATTTCTATTGATGATTGAAGGGGAGAACGATTTTCAACCGTCCCATTTTGAAATGCTAAGTACCATAAGCCACGTTATCAGCTACACCATTTCGTACTATACGTCAGACTTATTTGAGAAAAACAGCCTCTATTATAAAATATTATATGACATGCTCATTGGAGCACCTGCGAAAGATATCATGCCAAGACTGGCGGCCCTTAAATTTCCTTCAAATATGCAGGTTTTATTTATTCGTCCTGCAATATATCCCGGACAACCATTCTTCAAAAATTTTATATGCAAGAACCTGAAACTACAGATTCCAGGCACCCATGTCACTTATCACAATAACGGTATTGTAGCAGTTATTCCTTCAAAAGACGATACTCCTATGGGGTTTGAGTTACTGGAATTTTTAAAGTACTTTTCCAAAAAGGAACATTTACGAATTGGAATCAGTAATTCTTTTTCCTGCATGGAGAACTTTGTAACCCATTATGAACAAGCGAATGCGGCATTAGAATTGGGGCATAAATTAGATTCGGAAGAATTGTTATATCTTTATCAAGCGTATCAGATTTACGATTTATTATCTGAGGTAAAGAATCCTGATAAATTAGGAAGGTATTGTCATCCTGCTCTGACAGTACTTAATCAGTACGACCAGGAAAATCGTTCCCAGCTTTATAAGACCTTGTTTGTCTTCATTGAAAAGGGATGTAACATTAAATTAACTTCAGAAAATCTCTATATCCATAGAAATTCCCTTGTCTACCGTTTAAATCGAATCACCGACCTATGCTGTATTGACCTTTCAGACATTAATACACTTTTCCTGCTCCGGCTTTCTTTTCTCATAAACCGGTATAATGAGTAA
- a CDS encoding carbohydrate-binding protein, with translation MNIKFKKLISFMLACVIMLSFVLVVPEPAGVFAASDVTVNLSGEKQVIRGFGGINHPAWIGDLTAAQRQTAFGNGNNQLGFSVLRIYVDENRNNWYRELDTAKSAIAQGAIVFASPWNPPSSMIETFNHNGNTSAKRLRYDKYAAYAQHLNDFVTYMKNNGVDLYAISVQNEPDYAHDWTWWTPQEILNFMKYNAGSINCRVIAPESFQYLKNISDPILNDSQALANMDILGAHLYGTPVSNFSYPLFEQKGAGKELWMTEVYYPNSSSSADLWPEALEVSYHMHSAMVEGNFQAYVWWYIRRNYGPMKEDGTISKRGYNMAHFSKFIRPGYVRVDATKNPNTNVYTSAYKGDGKVVIVAINKGTSAVSQNFVLQNGTAASLSSFITDRSRNLATGSTVNASNGSFTAQLPAQSVTTFVGTLGSSTGSGTTYEAETDTTLTNAVVETVNAGYTGSGYVNFNASTDAAVQWNNIYCAVTGTKNIRIRYALASGTRNLDVYANGTKVASNVDFSSTGSWTNWSEKTIQVSLNSGTNTLKFVTTGTEGPNIDNINVTAQ, from the coding sequence ATGAATATAAAATTTAAAAAGTTAATTAGTTTTATGTTAGCATGTGTTATTATGCTGTCTTTTGTCTTAGTGGTGCCGGAACCTGCCGGTGTGTTTGCTGCCAGCGATGTTACTGTTAATTTATCAGGGGAAAAACAAGTGATTCGCGGTTTTGGAGGGATAAACCACCCGGCCTGGATAGGTGATTTAACAGCTGCTCAAAGACAGACTGCATTTGGTAATGGAAATAACCAGTTGGGTTTTTCTGTCTTGAGAATCTATGTGGACGAAAATCGGAATAATTGGTACAGAGAATTAGATACAGCAAAAAGTGCTATTGCACAGGGCGCAATTGTGTTTGCTTCACCCTGGAATCCTCCAAGTAGTATGATAGAAACCTTTAACCACAATGGAAATACATCGGCAAAACGGCTTCGCTATGATAAATATGCTGCCTATGCACAGCATCTGAATGATTTCGTTACCTATATGAAGAACAACGGAGTGGATTTGTATGCGATATCTGTCCAAAATGAACCGGATTATGCTCATGACTGGACTTGGTGGACACCTCAGGAAATACTTAACTTTATGAAATATAATGCAGGCTCCATTAATTGCAGAGTAATCGCTCCGGAGTCATTTCAATATTTGAAAAACATATCAGATCCTATTTTAAATGATTCCCAGGCTCTTGCCAATATGGACATATTAGGTGCCCATCTATATGGTACACCGGTTAGTAATTTCTCTTATCCTCTTTTCGAGCAAAAAGGAGCAGGAAAAGAACTTTGGATGACAGAAGTATATTATCCCAACAGCAGCAGTTCAGCAGATTTGTGGCCAGAAGCACTGGAAGTTTCTTATCATATGCATAGCGCTATGGTTGAGGGAAATTTCCAGGCATATGTATGGTGGTATATAAGAAGAAATTACGGCCCTATGAAAGAAGACGGTACCATTAGTAAGAGGGGATATAATATGGCTCACTTCTCCAAATTTATCCGTCCAGGATATGTAAGAGTCGATGCAACAAAGAACCCTAATACCAATGTTTATACATCCGCATATAAAGGTGATGGTAAAGTGGTGATTGTGGCAATCAACAAAGGTACTTCAGCCGTAAGTCAGAATTTTGTATTGCAGAATGGAACTGCCGCCTCCTTATCTTCCTTTATAACAGACCGCAGCAGGAATCTGGCGACCGGATCAACAGTTAATGCATCAAATGGTTCTTTTACGGCTCAGCTTCCTGCTCAAAGTGTTACAACTTTTGTAGGTACATTGGGCAGCAGCACCGGCAGTGGCACCACCTATGAAGCAGAGACAGATACAACCCTGACTAATGCGGTTGTAGAGACTGTCAATGCAGGCTATACAGGCAGCGGATATGTCAACTTTAATGCTTCTACCGATGCGGCCGTTCAGTGGAACAATATTTACTGTGCGGTTACCGGTACTAAGAATATTAGAATTCGTTATGCATTGGCATCCGGAACCAGAAATCTTGATGTTTACGCCAATGGAACGAAAGTAGCCAGCAATGTCGACTTTTCCTCAACAGGCAGCTGGACAAACTGGAGTGAAAAAACAATTCAGGTATCCTTAAACAGCGGAACGAATACTTTAAAGTTTGTAACGACTGGTACAGAAGGACCAAATATAGATAATATAAATGTTACGGCTCAATAA
- a CDS encoding AlkA N-terminal domain-containing protein, with amino-acid sequence MIANDTGLYAAFVAKDTRFDGRFFVGISSTGIYCRPVCRARQPKAENCTFYSSAAEAELAGYRPCLLCRPELAPGTAITDATTVLAHKAARMLEKNCGTGQGLDELAGQLGCTDRHLRRVFTSEYNVSPVQYLQTCRLLLAKNLLTDTNLNIIDVAMSAGFGSLRRFNDLFKKHYNLTPTLVRKQSAAGKKKDSNITLALGYRPPYCWEEMLRFLAGRAITGIEVVKDGEYMRTVHLQNTEGKHVYGWVRVGHKPGKNVLSVTVSEALLSVLPQVLARIRHLFDLYCNPDAVYETLQVMNHIRPNLCVLGTRVPGCFNAFEMAVRAVLGQQITVKAASTLAARIVKTYGTPVLTGIEGLTHIFPSPEAILALDGSIENHFGPLGVIAARSRTIYELARTIVQGEIDFDLCAQPEEEIKKLMTIHGIGSWTAQYIAMRAMEWPDAFLETDAGIKKALLLFTSKELLKLAEGWRPWRSYATVNLWNSL; translated from the coding sequence ATGATAGCAAACGATACTGGTCTGTATGCCGCATTTGTAGCAAAAGATACACGGTTTGACGGACGCTTCTTTGTAGGGATATCCTCCACCGGGATTTACTGTCGTCCCGTATGTCGGGCGCGGCAACCGAAAGCTGAAAACTGCACCTTCTATTCTAGTGCAGCGGAAGCTGAATTAGCAGGATACCGCCCTTGCCTTTTGTGTAGGCCGGAACTTGCACCTGGCACCGCCATAACTGACGCTACTACTGTATTGGCTCATAAGGCAGCAAGAATGCTTGAGAAAAATTGCGGGACGGGACAGGGGCTAGATGAACTTGCGGGACAGCTTGGTTGCACGGATAGGCATTTACGTCGTGTGTTCACATCAGAATACAATGTATCTCCGGTACAGTATCTACAGACATGCCGCTTACTTCTTGCTAAAAATTTACTTACAGATACGAATTTAAATATCATTGATGTTGCTATGTCGGCAGGCTTTGGAAGTTTAAGACGCTTTAATGATTTGTTCAAAAAGCATTATAATCTTACACCAACATTAGTAAGAAAGCAGAGTGCAGCAGGAAAGAAAAAGGATAGTAATATTACGTTAGCATTAGGCTATCGTCCTCCTTATTGTTGGGAAGAGATGCTGCGCTTCCTTGCCGGACGAGCAATAACAGGAATTGAAGTGGTAAAAGATGGTGAATATATGCGTACAGTTCATTTGCAAAATACGGAAGGAAAGCATGTGTATGGTTGGGTACGGGTGGGGCATAAGCCGGGAAAGAATGTATTGAGCGTAACCGTGAGCGAAGCTTTGTTATCTGTACTTCCGCAAGTATTGGCACGGATACGTCACTTATTTGACTTATATTGCAATCCGGACGCAGTGTATGAAACACTTCAGGTAATGAATCACATTCGCCCGAATCTTTGTGTTTTGGGAACTCGTGTGCCGGGGTGCTTCAACGCCTTTGAAATGGCAGTACGGGCTGTACTTGGACAGCAAATTACCGTTAAAGCAGCGAGTACATTGGCTGCAAGAATTGTTAAAACCTACGGTACGCCGGTGCTTACAGGTATTGAAGGATTAACCCACATTTTCCCCTCTCCTGAAGCTATATTAGCTCTGGATGGTTCAATTGAAAATCATTTTGGACCGTTAGGTGTTATCGCAGCCCGTTCAAGAACGATTTATGAACTGGCACGGACAATCGTGCAGGGTGAAATTGATTTTGACCTTTGTGCCCAACCGGAGGAGGAAATAAAGAAGCTGATGACGATTCATGGTATTGGAAGCTGGACAGCACAATATATTGCAATGCGTGCTATGGAATGGCCTGACGCTTTTCTTGAAACAGACGCGGGCATCAAAAAAGCATTACTACTATTTACTTCAAAAGAGTTATTGAAACTAGCCGAAGGCTGGCGTCCATGGCGCAGTTATGCCACCGTTAATCTTTGGAATTCATTATAA
- a CDS encoding methylated-DNA--[protein]-cysteine S-methyltransferase encodes MYYSTMYLSPLGRITLACEGNNLVGVWNEGQKYHGAGISGQMIEKDDIPVFDLAKKWLDRYFAGEKPAITELPLAPIGGEFRQNVWAILCDIPYGEVITYGDIAKKMAAKMNKASMSSQAVGGAVGHNPISIIIPCHRVVGSNGSLTGYAGGICTKMKLLELEGVDMSCLYMPQII; translated from the coding sequence ATGTATTATTCAACAATGTACCTGTCACCCTTAGGGCGAATTACACTTGCATGTGAGGGTAATAATCTCGTTGGTGTATGGAACGAAGGTCAAAAGTATCATGGTGCAGGCATATCCGGGCAAATGATTGAAAAGGATGATATACCAGTATTTGACTTGGCTAAAAAATGGCTGGATAGATATTTTGCAGGTGAAAAGCCCGCTATTACCGAATTGCCGCTGGCTCCAATTGGAGGAGAATTCCGTCAAAATGTATGGGCAATCTTGTGTGATATACCATACGGAGAGGTTATTACTTATGGAGACATCGCAAAGAAGATGGCGGCAAAAATGAACAAGGCCAGCATGTCAAGTCAAGCGGTAGGCGGAGCAGTTGGTCACAATCCTATTTCTATCATTATTCCCTGCCACCGGGTTGTAGGCTCAAATGGCAGTTTGACAGGGTACGCAGGAGGCATTTGTACAAAAATGAAGTTGCTTGAACTAGAGGGTGTTGATATGTCCTGCTTGTATATGCCCCAAATAATATAG